The genome window CCTGGGCTCAGGGTCCCGGGCCTGGTTTAATGCTTTGCCACCTCTGTCTTGACCTTCTAAATACTTCTTAAACAAGGTGTCCATATTTTCCCTTGTGCTGGGCTCCGGAGGTTACACAGCTGTTCCTGATGCAGGGTGGAAGGTCATCCTGATTCAGAGAGTCAAACTCCCCTGATGTAAACTTCTTCAGGGTAGAGATCCTAGGATGGGGCGAGCCTTCCATTCAAGTGTGTGGGTGACAGCTCACCCTTGGAGGCGGGTGGGCACCCCAGGACAGCACCAGGGTCCAAATCCCCTTTGCAACTGTCGCTGGTTTCCCAGGGCTTCCATAATAAGCGGTCAGCCGCAAACCAGGTAACCTAAAGCAACCTCACTTTACTTtgctcacggttctggaggccagaagtcctgAATCAAGGTGTCGGCCGGGCCAGTCTCCTCCTGAAGGCCTAGAGGAGGGTCTGTTCCATGCACTCCTCTGAGCTTCGGTTGTGCTGGCAACCCTCAGCTAGGGTGAGCGCCACTCCCACCTCTGCCTCAGTGGTCACgtggccttctccctgtgtgtctgtctctgggtctcttcttataaggacacggGTCATAGTGGATTTAAGGCTCATCccaatgacctcatcttaacttgatgatatctgcaatgaccctatttccaaatagggTCACATTCGAAGGTCGtcggggttaggacttcaacatgtctTGGGCAGGgagcacaattcagcccataaaacCCTGATTCATGCCCAGCGGTTGCCCTGAGGAAAGCAGGAGTGAGCTGCCAAAGGGCAGCGAGGCGGGACACCTACCCCGGGCATTGCTCCTCATTCCCCTCACCCAGAAAGACCCCAGAGCCCCTTCCCATCCACATCTGTGCCCAGCAGGTCCCTGCCTCCGGGTGAAGGAGACTTGGGGGAAAGGTACCCATGGGCTCTGACCCTGGGGTGAGGGTCCCAGAGAGTGACTGTCACACCTGCCAGCTCTGCTCGGTGCCCGAGGGTTCAAACCCCACTTCCTCCTAGGACCCTGCTTCCAAGCCCTGCAGAAGCCTTTACAGTCACTCCAGTTACTGAGAAAACCACTGGGGTCAAAGGTCTGTCAGAGTTCCGGGatcagtttgtcttttttttctcattgtgttAGTCTTTGGTGCCTGAACTTTGAGTTTTGGAGCAAGTCACATGGCCTGAAAGAACTGCCAGGCTCTCTTGGCACTGCTTTGGCGGGctcccccctccctgccccatccgCCCGGCAGCCTGCAGAGAAAGGAGCCGGCAGCAGCGCCGCGCCTGGCCACGGAGGGGCCGCCAGATCCCATCCCAGTGGGAGGAGCTCCTGCAGAAACAAGTGTGAGCGTCTGTCGGTGAGTGCGGGCTGTGGGCGGGGCTCCCCGTGTGGATCGTGGGGAGGCCTTCACGGGGCAGGTTCCAACCACCGGTTCCCATTCTCCTTAGTTTGCCAGCATTGATTTGCTCTGGTTTTCCAGCATTTGTAGTGTACAGACCTCTTCAGGAGGCTTCAGCTCCAGCCACTCCAGCTCATCATTCCAAAAGAAAAGAACCAGCTGAGGGATTCGCAGGCCCGAGCACACTCCCACCTGGGCTCAAGGGGACACAGAAGGACGGTCACTACGGTGCTGTGTGATGAAGGAGAGTAGAAATGACACCGTGCCGTCCACGGGGCTCCCAGCAGTCAGCTGTGGTTTATTCATGACCGAGTCCAGTAGCAGTGGAAATAGAAAGGCACGTGTATACAGCCTACATATCAGCTGCTTGTGTCTAGAAGACACACCTGAAAAACATGTTGCGCGTGGTGCCATGTCCAGTATGGTACTATTCATGTAAAGTTGGAGTGAACAGTGAGGATCTGTGTGTGTAAAGGCAAATAAAGTTTGCAGAGGGCTGTGCAGGGGTGCCATGTGTGGTTTGTGGACGCCATGCACAGTTACCGGATGAGTCCAGGCCTTCACATTCGTCCTGGGGCGGGGTCCCTGAGCCTTCAGTCACCCTCACCACCAGGGAGCCTTTTCAGACATTCTGTCCCCAATTGCCCTGCCAAGAAATATTAATATCACAGGTATCCGGTATGTCTATGTACAGTGTGCGTTATGCATTTAAGAGTAAGAATTTTTGCTCAAGAACCACGTTTCCGCTGGGGGCTGTGTCGCCCCTATTGAGAATGCATGGTCTAGACCCTCCAGCAAGCCTGTTGCAGCCAAGGGCAGCTTCCTCTGCTGTGACTGCAGATCCAGTTCCCCGAAGCTAAAGGAAGCCGAGTTCTTGCTCTGCTCGAGGTGGAGAAATTCATATCAGCCGTAAGGATGGATGGTCCCTGCCTGCTGGTCACAGGACACCAGGGCCAGGAGGGTGTCATCGCCCTCTCCAAATGCGCCACTTGCTTCCCTGCCAGTGACACGGGAGAGGGGGTCGGACGGAAAGGCCTCTCCGGCCGGAAGCCAAGTCACAGTTCCCGCCCTCCTTCCAGGGTCCTCGGCCTCCGGCATGGCAGAGCCAAGGAGCACGGACTCCACGCTGACAGCCCTGGACGAGGAGGAGCTGTGGGAGATGATGGAAGACCACCGCTCCAGGATCATGCACAGCATCTGCCCCAGCCGCCTCACGCCCTACCTACGCCAGGCGAAGGTGCTGGGCCGGCTGGACGAGGAGGAGGTGCTGTACAGCCCCAGGTTCACCCACACGGCCATGCGCGTCGGTAAGGACCGCGGGCCCTGGGCCCTTCCTGCCGAGCATGCCCAGCACAGGTGGTGCCACCCAGCCATGTGCAGGCAGGGAGCACAGATGAGGGGTCCCAGTCCCAGACATGGGGCCACTCAGTGGTTTCCTGGGGCCGTAGCCAGTGACCCCACACCAGGGCTTAAAGCAGCAGTGGGCCCTCTCACAGTCTGCAATCTGCAGTCAAGGCGTGGGCGGAGCCACactccttctggaggctccagagAGAGGATTGCTGTGCCTTCCAGCCTCTGAGGGCGGCAGGCagtgcctgcttgtggctgtgtcccccacccccaccccaactctccTCTGTTGCCACGGGGTCCCTTCTCTGTGGCCCCTCCTCTTCTGTCCCCTTGAAGGGCATGTGTCGTTGGGCTTGGGGCCCACCTGCAGAGGCCCGTCTGCTCTCATCTCAAGACCCTGACCATTGTTACAtctatctgcaaagaccctttttcccaATAAGGTCCCATTGACGGTTCCCAGGTGGACTTACCTTCTGGGTGGGGAGCCACAGTTCAACCCAGGTGTCTTTGGTGCTGACGCTGATGTTCTCGGCAGCTGTGTTTATTCATCCAAAAACAGGAAAGCTAATAGCTCCACCAAGCAGGTTCTAGGAGAACTGTTCGTGAGATGCTTACCTCAAAGCCTGGGCCATAGAAAGTGGGCAGTAAGCGGTCGCTATTAAATGATACTATTTGTGCCTGTTGCCTTAGGAACCTCAGACACAGGAGGAATGGAGGCAGCCTCGTAATTCAAGCTGAGAGCAGTGGGATCTGGGTGAGCCTGGAGGGCCCCAAGGCTCTCCGGGACCCCGGCCCTGGGGCACTGATGCTCGCTTTTTTCCCCCCATGTGCTTTGTACATGCGTTGGCATGTGTCCACCAACACTCCAGGGAGGTCTTGAGGGCAAAGATCATTTTCCTTAGTCTTTTATCTCCAACTCTCAGCACTTGGGTCCTAGTAGTTGTTCAATAAATACAAGCCTTGCCCCTTTCAAGATCGTTCACATCTCGAGACTGACTGTATCTTGTGACTTAGAGGCGCCCACAGGAGCAGCTGTGTTTATTCATCTAAAAACAGGAAAGCTAATAGCTTCACCCAGCAGGTGAAGGGCAGCCATCCCCGGGGTCCTGGGGAACAGCTTTCACCTGCTGACTCCCTGATATGCAGGGATTGCCACCAGCCCACCAGTGCCTTGTTAGGAGACTGGTTCCTCCCGAGGGCACTTGCTGCATTTGCTGAAGACTAGAGGAAAGAATGGGGCCATCGCCTTCCTGGAGAGCCTGAAGTTCCACAACCCTGACGTCTACACCCTGGTCACTGGGCTGCAGCCTGACATGGACTTCAGCAACTTCAGTGGTGAGAGCCGGGTGTCTGATGGGGGGCTGGCGTCGGCGTCCTCGGAGCTTCAGGTCCCTAGTGCCCACGTGCTGTTCCAGACATTTCCCTGATCCCTCCAGGAAGAGGTTCCTGTCCCTGGCTCCCAGCACTCTGAGGGTGAGGAGACCCCCACTACCTTAGTGGGGTGGGTCAGATTCTAAAAGAAAAAGTCTGTCTCTGATTATCAAGCACCAAGAGGAGACCCCCCCACCAGGAGGCATGGAATCTGCATCTGAGAGGCCCAAGCTAAGGGGAAGTAGGCTCTTGCCGTAGGAGAGCTCCTGAGAAGGCTTTTACCCTCCTGGGTGACCTGTGATTGAAGCCAAGGGGAAGCCTCACTCCCAGGGTGCTCTGGCTCTCACGGGGGCCCGAAGACAGTCCCCTGCCAGAGGGGAAAAGGTGTGGAGCCCACAGCCTTCTGTGCAGTTGCTCAGCCAGCCAAGGAAAGGTGTACGCCCGGCTTGGTGGGGGAGAAGGCTGTTTGCATTAATTCAATAGTTTTAGGCTTCCCTGGAGGAGCAGTTGAAAGAGTTAGATATTCTTAGGAGCAGGACAGATATCACTCAAAGCTTTGGATAAGAAAACTTTTCTGCTTATTTGGCATCACGGTCTGTATTTATGCTTTTTAGAGTTCCGTTATACAGATTCATATTCGGTGGCGTGTTTTCTTAGGATGACATTAAAATGAGTTAACATCAAGCATGTCTTGGCTGATGGGCAGAGACTTGGGTCTGAACAGCAGGGTCCCACAGAGAAGACGAAAGCAGATGATCTTTGTACCAAAATCAATGGTCATACtatttatttaaccaaaataTCGAGGCTGGCTGAGCCTAGAAACTTTGAAGGAGGCCCACAGATTAGGGTGGGAGGTCTTGCTTGCGAGTCTGAGCACAGGAGACAAAGCCCCAGAGGCTAAGGAGTGAGAAGAGGGCGGCGGTGCCAGGGCCCACCGCCTCTCCCCTGCAGGGCTCATGGAGACATCCAAACTGACTGAGTGCCTGGCGGGGGCCATCGGCAGCCTGCAGGAGGAGCTGAGCCAGGAGAAGGGGCAGAAGGAGGCGCTGCTGCAGCAGTGCCGGCTGCTGAAGGAGCACCTGGGACAGGCCAAGGCCCGGGCCGAGAGCCTGTGCCAGCTGGAGGCTGACCACGGCCGCATGAAGCGTGAGGCCAGCGCCCACTTCCACGAGGCTCTGAACCTGAAGGACGAGATGCTCAGTCTCTTGCTGCACTACAGCAACGCGCCGCGGGAGGAGCTGGCCACCACGCACTGCCGCAGCCTGCAGGAGGAGGTACTTGGCTGCCTGCCCTGCCGCCCTGCTCCCCGCGGCAAGACACTCGGCTCGACCCCGCTGCTTACCACGCCGTGCCTTTGCACCCGCTACGCCACCTCCTGAAGCCCCGgcgcctcctccctgccccaggctcgGGCACCCCTGCGGATAACTGATGCTTTACCTCCACCCCCAGCACCACCACCCCCAGCCTACATGGCAGTGAGCATGCCCTGCCCTGTAACTGCCCTTGGACTGGCCGGGGAGGGCTGCCCCGCCTGCATCTGTAGGCAGGTCCTTCCTTCAGCGGAAAGgttcttccttctctgcttggcccTGGTCCAGGAGTGCATGTCTGACCCACCCTGACACCCAGGCCCCCTGGGTTCGCCTTGCGGGGAAAGTCCATGCTCCCCAGGGATGCCACACCCAGATGGAGACAGGCACGAGTCTCTCTTGGGCCACTATTCAGCAGGATGGAGGCCAGTGGGACTTGGCCAGGTAGTGTCCAGAGGGCCACAGCCCTGGACACACTGCCCGCTGGGCAGGTGGTGGCACATATTTGCACTCAGATTGCCAGTGTGAACAGACTGTGTCCTGCATTCCCAGGCATCTCTGCCCCATCGGACTccacttttttctgtcttttgactCACCAGTTTTCATGAATCCTAAGTCCCCTATCTGGGGTATTTAGCAGACTATGGAAAGGCAGAGAAACCGGGGAGTGGGCTGGAGATTACTTGCTGGCCATTCATCGCTGGGGGCTGGTGACCTAGTTTCAGACCAGAGATGGAAGAGCTTGTTGTCAGGGCCCCTTGTTCTACTCCCTGGGACCCAGCCCAGTCAGTTAACTGCACacctcatctacaaaataaagCTGAAACGCCTTTCTTCTCCCACAGGAATTGAGATATTCAAACCCTTTACGGAGTTTGAGGTCTCGGGGGAGGGAACGGCACCATCCTTAGGGACAAGGTGGAGGGCACGCCAGGCTTCTGGTCTGGTGGACACCCAGCATTTACTCCCTCCCCCCGTCTCCTGCTCCCCGCAGTTGTACCTGATGAAGCAGGagctgcagcaggagagaaagCCTTCCTCCTGTGAGCGGAACTGCTGCGAGCACTCCCTGAAGACCGCCAGCGCTCTGGAGCCCGGGGAGCAGGAGCTGAGCCGGCTGAAGGAGGGGAATGAGAAGCTGCGATCGCTGACCTTCAGCATGGTAGGTCCTGGCGCCTGCGACCAGGGCAGCTCCCACGGCTGGCAGGCAGCCAAGGCTTCCTGGGAGTCAGCTAGGGCAGGTGGTTGGGCCAAGGTGTAGCCAAGACCTGGGTGAGATGAACCCCAGTGACTCGGCCTGCCTCTTCGCCCAGCTGCAGATGTTGGCATATTTGACAGCTGTTGGACATGCCTTAGAACATACCCCTCAGCGTGACTGCTGCCATGTTATTTGGGGTGGATTATTAGCTTTAAGGTTATATGTGGTGGGAGGAACCCCTTGACTGAAAAATATTCTGCCGTCCTGTCCACATGTGCATCGGAGAGTGGGGAATTGTAGGAAGCCGGGGAACAGGTGCCCCCTGGGGTGGTGCCAGCCCTTGTCTTCTCCTTCCTGAGCCATTCCTGCAGTAGACATTCACTGGGTGCAGGGTGGGCCGCACATGCCTGGATTGAGCGCCAGCCATCTGCCCCTTCCTGAGAGGTGACGGAGAGGGGGGGTGCCCTAAGGTTGGTGCCCCCGCTTGGGAGCCCTGCTGGCGGACCTGCTCTCCGGAGAGACTTCTgctttctctccatctcccccaccccacagaaGCAGGACTGAAAGGCTTTTCCCATTTTGATTGATGACCTTGCCAGTTTGCCCGCCTAATGGACAGAGATGGGGCTAAGCAGGTGCACACCCCTCTCCGGACGAGATGATGGGGCTGCTTCCCAGGAGCAGGcctttggggaggtgggggccccTGCCCTGACCTCTCTTTGCACCAGGGAGAGAAGGGCATCCTGGAGCAGGATCTGGGCAAGGCCCTGGAGAGCAGGCGGGAGTTGGTGGGCCGCCCGCACTCCCTGAGGGAGCGGGCCGTGGCCGCGGAGAGGCAGCGAAAGCAGGTGAGCATCCCggccggggccggggctggggctgCGCAGTGGGGAGACAGCTTCTTAAACCACTGAGCTTAAAACCAGCTCTGCTTAACTGctgtgttcattcattccttcGTCAAAGCTCCATTGAGTCCAAGACAGGAGGTCGTGGCTGGTTTGTGGAATGGTGAGAAAGTGGGGCTCAGGCAAACACAGCGCAGTTCAAGTGTCCAGGGTCCTGGGGTGAGAGCTGGGCTCTACTTAGTCGCTACAAAAGACAAGGGAGGAGCATGAGGCAGGATGGAGGGGGGCGTTCGCGTCTCGGGACATGGAAGAGACAAGACAGAGTCACACACGCAGCACCCATGTGCAGTCCGATTACTCAGCTCGAACGTGACCAGCACGGTGACCCAACAGACACACCTTGAGATTTAGCGCTTACCAAGCATGAATTCACCTTATTTCACCCCAGAACCacctccctctctgtccctgaGGTTCCCCCACCCAACCCTGTCCTCAGCCCGACCCTCAGCCGCCGACCTTCATGGGCTCTGTCTGTCCCCCTCTGTCCAGTACTGGGAAGAGAAGGAGCATACCCTGCTCCAGTTCCAGAAAACTAAGGTGGACTGCGAGATCTACAAGGAGAAGATGGGCACCCTGCAGAGCCAGGTGGTCGAGCTGCAGAAGGAAAGGGACCAGGTACCCGGGATGGCGAGGGCGCGTGCCAGGCTGAGGGGCTCGGGGGAACAGAAGGTGCTGTCCATGGCCGAGTCTCGGCCCAGGAAGCCCCTGGCCCCCGCTTCTCTGGGTGCAGCCGAGGGCTGGCTGGCAGAGTTGCACCACTCGCTCAACCTCAGTGGCAGCTGGTCCAGGTTTGGGTCTCTCCTCTGGGTCCACTCGAGGGCTGTCGCCCGTGTGTCAgctccctttctctttggcaCAAGATGTTTGCATGGACCCCACATATCGGATGTTCTGAAAACTGTAAATGAATATAAGTGTGTATCTCAGAATGAGTTCATGTTGGGCTCACACTGGATGAGTCCCTTGTAAACACAGACAAGAAACACGTGGCGTTCTCAGGCCAGGGCTCCGTGTCCCCGGCCCGGCCTCTCACGCCCCGGCGTCGCTGAGTCCGGGCCCACAGGCCTACTGCTCCAGAGACGCAGCCCGGGTGGAGATCTCTCAGAATCTGGCAGAGAAGGACGCCCTCCGCAGGAAGGTATTCGAGCTGACGGCTGAAGTCTGCGAACTGCGCCAACGGCTCCACGGGTTGCAGGCTGAGTCACAGCCAGGGGTGAGTGCCTCCTGCCCACATGCAGGGTGATGGGTGCAGGGGGTGGGCACCAGCCCAGTAGCCCGGTTTAACGCATCCGCCACGCAGGTTCCCTGGAGCAGACCATGCTGTCGAAGGTGCAGGACTGGGCAAATTGAGTGTGTGTCTGCTCCTCCTTTTAGGATAACATTATGCAAATCAGGAAGGGGTAGCTCAGCAGAAGGTTCTGGAGCCTGTAGAGTGTGATGGTCAATGAAGCTCCGGACACCCCGGTGGCTGGCAAGACCTTTCACAGGCACCAGGGACCTGCATGAGGCATCGGCAGACCCTCCCCTCCGCACGCAGGGGCCCCCAGCCcatcctccctcacccctccccacaTCAGCCAAAATACACATGCGTAGAGAAAAGGCTGATGGTCAAACTGAGCAAAACGCTAACAGTCCTGTCGGAGTGCAGGAAGGTGGGcgcattttattttcatctctaaTCAGTTGTTTTCTCCCTAAtattctgtgtgtatatatatatacggTAATAGAGCATGTGTTGTTTATACAACCAGTAAGGGACATACATCCTCTAAAGATATGAAACACACCCAAGCCGGTGGCTTTTCATCTCCTCGGGGGTGGGCTCCTGTGATGCCGGgcccaggctcagagagggacgTGATTGTTTTGCCCAGAAGCTGCTGAGGGGAAACTTCCCAGGGGTGGTGACTTGGTGGAAACCCCAGGGGAGACTCTCCGGAGTACCAGCCCCAGGGGCATCCTTGGACAAGCAGGAAGCTGGCACCACGGAGCCCTGTCCGAAGGGGAAGCAGCGGCTCGTGCACATGTTTGCCATCGGCCCACGGGAGGACAGCGACTGCGGCTGCCTCGGCCCCGCGGAGGCACAGCCGGTGCCGGCTCCACTCCTGGGGCCTGACCAGGTGCACCCTCATCTTCTGGGACAGAGGGGGGCTGGCCCCCTGGGTGACAGAGTGCTTACTGAGTGGGCAAAGAGCTACATTCAGACCTGCACTGCACACCTGGCCATGCTCAGCACCTGTCGCAGTCGGCCGATAGCACGGGACCCTCGCCGGCCATGAGCTtggcccctctgggcctcagtggctTTGTATGTAAAGTGGGACAGCACTACCCACCATGTGCATTCACCACGAGAACTAAGTGAGGTAGCCAACAgcgtgcctggcacacagcaggcgctCAGTTACTGCAACCTCCTCCCTCCACCTTGTCTGCCCTCACAGGGCTGTGGCTTGTTGCTATCGTTCCCCTGATGGAGTGGGAGGTGTCATGGGGTTCCCGTGAGCCCCGAGCCAACCTGGGCCCTGTCCTtctccagccccagctctgggCTGACCTGAGAGCCACGTCCAGCCGCGAGCTGGTGGACAGCTTCCGCTCCAGCAGCCCAGTGCCTCCCAGCCAGCAGTCGCTGTACAAGTGGGTCGCAGAGGACTTCCAGGAAGACCCCCACTCATTCAGGTAGAGAGGGACTGGCAGTGGCGTCTGGATGACTCGGGTTCCCAGCGGCTCGCATGGATGCGTGGGAGCTCAGGGACGATGCAGCCTGAGCTGTCGTCTTCTGCTGCTTTGCAGCAGCTTCCCAGCAATCCTGGAGGTAGACCCGGGAGCCTCCACAGGAGCCAGCATGGGAGACGCAGACCTGGATTATGAGATCGTAGACAAAGCAGGTGAGTGCCCCCCACCCCGAACCTCTGCAGCCGCCACCTCCCCTGGGCTGAGCGGGaccagcagagctgggaggggaaGCAAGGACAGGGATCTTCTGGGAGGCAGGTGAGCTATCCAGGCATAGGGTAAACACACGTTCTCAccctggccctccctgcccccatccacCGCCGCAGGCCTTCAGTGATGTCAGGAGACTCTTGGCTTATGTCCCGAGGCACTTGCCTGGAGCATCTCTCCTCCTGGGTGTCCACCCCTGAGGCCTTCCTGTTGCTTCTGTGGCTTGTTCTCCTTATGTGTGACTTAACTGGTACTCTCCTTCCCAAGCCATGGGCAGCTCACGGACAGCCTCCTCACCTTGTCCACCCTCTGCATCTGTCCCCAGTCtgggcctagcacacagtaggtgcttagcACCCCATCTGGAATTCACCCCATAGTCATGGGGGGGGCACCCACCCCACGCTGTTCCTCACAGAGGCCCCTTTAGGGTGGGGTGGCACAAGGCTTTCTATGGTCAGGTACCCAGAAACGTTGCCCCTTGAGAGATCGATGGtgtctttatttataatagtgacCCACTGAGGGCGCTCCCAAGGTGCACCCTACCTGGATCTGGATCCTGAGCAGGGAGGGGTGCTTTCCTTCTGTCATGATTCTGTGTGATGTCCTCTTCATACGCTTCCAGTGGAGCTGACCTCAGTCACATCAGGAGTCTAACTTCATTTGGCTTTGACTGTAATCTTGAGTAGATTTGCTGTGAGTTGGGTACAGGCTGCCTGTAGCAGGCAACTGCTGACCCTCTGCTGGCTCTCTGGTTCCCGTGGGCACTCCACCAGTGAGAAGGGCAGCACCCACCTCGGGAAGGCTGACACCTAGCTGGAGGCCATCTGCTTGGAGAGCCCCTGAGGACATCTAGTCCTAGGACTGTTGACTCTGAGGCCTGCCACTGCCAGCTGGGCAGCAGTGTGGCCCAGGATGAACAAGAGGGCAACTGCCGTGCCTGTGACTGCTGCCACACAGAAATATGGGTCTATGCAGAAATGTGGGTCCACATAGAAACAGAAATGCAGTCCCTAGTTATATCCGACTTGATTTTTCAAGTGAAGCCATAAATCAAGACTCTAGCTTCCCTGTCCTGTAAAATGTTGGAAACTCATTCAAACACCACCAAAGCACATGATGTAAGTCACACCCTGGTAGCTGCAGCTTTCCACCAGCTACTCCTATTTGGGGATAAAATCAAGGTTCTGAGTATtgaggaagggaggaggcagagaaggctcagcctcagcaaagcacGCAGAATGGCTAGGGGGAGCCTGAGGCTGAGGTGGGGTGAGGGTGAGCTGAAGCTTTGTCAGGAGGGGCACTGGGCGGCCTTGGGGGCTACCTGGCTTGGCATCTGAACCCTCGGCTTCCGCCTAGACCTTCCTGAGTCTGAGCCACCTGCAGCCATCCTCTGGGGATCTCGCCTTGTCGACCAGGTGAGCGGCGGGCAGGGCTGGGCCCGGGGCCAGcaggtggcagggcagacaggacAGTGTTCGGAGCAACACTGTTGGGAGGGCACAGCCTTTCCTAGGACGGGGTTATGTCAGGGGAAGGAGAATGCCAAAATGCTGGGCCACATGGAGTAGGCCCTGCCCGACCTCCTGCTGCAGGTGGCTCTTGGGCTCCATCACCTCCCTTTCTGCCACAGCGTCCCGGTGCGGAGGAGGCTGGCCCACAAGATCCTAAGCCAGGTGGTGGTGCTGGCCTTCCAGGGGGACGTGCTGCTGGAACAGATAAGCGTCATCAGCGGAAACCTCAGGAGCATCTTCATTCACCGGGTCACCCCAGGCTCGGCAGCAGACAAGATGGCCTTGCGCCCGGGCACCCAGATCGTGATGGTGAGTGTTGTGCCGGCCCCAGGATCCTCTCGGGGTGGGGTCGCGGTGGGAGAAGGTAACCCAGGCAGCCGGGGCTCCTCCTGGGTGTCAAGCAGACACTGCAGCTGTTCAGAGCAGAGAGCACACTGAGCCCGAGGCCCTGCCCCATCTCCCACCCTGACTTGAGGAACTCCAGTAGGTGGGCCTCCGGCTGACCGCCGTCTGGGAAGGCTTAGGGATGCTGCAGTGCTGACCGGGGGCCTTCAGACCAGCCACAGGCCTGTTCTGATGAGGGGGTGAGGGGgaggccttttcttttttatcgTGATGATTGTCACTTTGTGCATGTGTGGCACAATACACATTCCGTAAAATTTGCGATTTTAACCATTGGGggcataaaattttttttttcttgttgtaaaATATTAACTTGTAAAAAACATAAATGTGCCTTTAACTAATTATTATTAGTTGAATACATGCACAAGGAGGTGTCTTTGATGTAGCCTAAGCAGAACTAATACActtcaggctttttaaaaatagcaagaaaTTCACAAAACAGGAGTCACCACATTCTTGAGGCTGGCCTTTCTCCCGGAAAGGTGGGTGCAGGGCATGAAGGCAAGTGCCGGGAGGGGGCCTGTGCCCCACTCGGGAGCTCCCAGCGCCCATGGCTTCTCCCTCGCCGTCCGCATGCCAAGCCACGTTCACGTGTctcagtgactgtgaagggagtTTCTTGTCCACTGCACACAACACGAGCCCTTCCTCACATCCCTGGCAGCCCTCTGCAGAGTCTCAGTCATAGGCTTACATTGTAGCTAAAGCAAAAGCACCCCATTATGATATTTGGGGGGACAGTCCAGATGCCTGAATGGGGCCGATTCAGTTCTAGCACTGTTGAaaacatatcttcatttttttctcattataaaaatatCTACTCTCCTAAACTTACAACACAGGGAAGTAGCGCAGAGCACCCAGGGCTCCCAGCGTGGCACCATCCCCAACTACGCATGGTGAGTAGCCGTCCTGGGCCCCTACAGCTCTCTGGGAGGCCGGGGAGCTGCACAGGGTATCGCCTGGCCTCCTGCCCAGGAGGGAGATTCTTCTGAAGGCTTTCCCCCTGCCCAGGAGTAGAGGGTGGGGGTGATGAGATGCCCCAACATGCCACCCACCAAGTTCCTCTAT of Manis javanica isolate MJ-LG chromosome 4, MJ_LKY, whole genome shotgun sequence contains these proteins:
- the CARD14 gene encoding LOW QUALITY PROTEIN: caspase recruitment domain-containing protein 14 (The sequence of the model RefSeq protein was modified relative to this genomic sequence to represent the inferred CDS: inserted 2 bases in 1 codon) yields the protein MAEPRSTDSTLTALDEEELWEMMEDHRSRIMHSICPSRLTPYLRQAKVLGRLDEEEVLYSPRFTHTAMRVGHLLHLLKTRGKNGAIAFLESLKFHNPDVYTLVTGLQPDMDFSNFSGLMETSKLTECLAGAIGSLQEELSQEKGQKEALLQQCRLLKEHLGQAKARAESLCQLEADHGRMKREASAHFHEALNLKDEMLSLLLHYSNAPREELATTHCRSLQEELYLMKQELQQERKPSSCERNCCEHSLKTASALEPGEQELSRLKEGNEKLRSLTFSMGEKGILEQDLGKALESRRELVGRPHSLRERAVAAERQRKQYWEEKEHTLLQFQKTKVDCEIYKEKMGTLQSQVVELQKERDQAYCSRDAARVEISQNLAEKDALRRKVFELTAEVCELRQRLHGLQAESQPGKLLRGNFPGVVTWWKPQGRLSGVPAPGASLDKQEAGTTEPCPKGKQRLVHMFAIGPREDSDCGCLGPAEAQPLWADLRATSSRELVDSFRSSSPVPPSQQSLYKWVAEDFQEDPHSFSSFPAILEVDPGASTGASMGDADLDYEIVDKADLPESEXHLQPSSGDLALSTSVPVRRRLAHKILSQVVVLAFQGDVLLEQISVISGNLRSIFIHRVTPGSAADKMALRPGTQIVMVSVVPAPGSSRGGVAVGEGNPGSRGSSWVSSRHCSCSEQRAHGGQSRCLNGADSVLALLKTYLHFFLIIKISTLLNLQHREVAQSTQGSQRGTIPNYAWAQQLLIGLIQDMAQQSAITGMVRRGASRGLHRLVRVVSVDRSEASARCLSFSGGRWDPSRPEGEGRSWLRASPPAVCFWAESCLTLVPYTLAPPHRPSQPRPVLLTPQLVGKILSEKLCLLHGFKKCPAEYLSQEEYNVSRQKGDVIQEKEASGGRYWVTHRAVESLIDKNTHALLDVQLHSVHTLHRMEIFPIVIHSSITEKAAKKLKKALQWLSTSEEQPLDAGRQEEGELDRVPCLYCCLAPDSWSDLDSLLGCIRAATADEQKKVVWIEQSPC